A region of Vitis vinifera cultivar Pinot Noir 40024 chromosome 15, ASM3070453v1 DNA encodes the following proteins:
- the LOC104881791 gene encoding uncharacterized protein LOC104881791: protein MEVRKDDFRVHLITGTFFVCIVAGGTCLCLYIFLPGAQHTSWYPIVGFILVGIPWLFWLLTYCYRCFKTGFQHIQEERKFAKGFNHVAPNAASSSPATTTAQTESQANSSGSERRVHFGAVIVVGEDGDISHGEADNNADSREP, encoded by the coding sequence ATGGAGGTAAGAAAAGACGATTTTCGAGTTCATCTCATCACAGGGACCTTCTTTGTTTGCATAGTTGCAGGTGGAACATGCCTTTGCCTGTACATTTTTCTCCCGGGAGCACAACACACTTCTTGGTACCCGATTGTAGGCTTCATTCTTGTGGGCATCCCATGGCTCTTCTGGCTTTTAACCTATTGCTATAGATGTTTCAAAACTGGCTTCCAACACATTCAGGAAGAACGAAAATTTGCTAAGGGGTTTAACCATGTTGCACCCAATGCTGCATCCTCAAGCCCAGCGACTACTACTGCACAGACAGAATCTCAGGCAAATTCTTCTGGTAGCGAGCGCCGGGTGCATTTTGGGGCTGTTATCGTGGTGGGAGAGGACGGTGATATTAGCCATGGGGAAGCCGATAACAATGCAGATAGCAGGGAGCCATAG